Proteins from a genomic interval of Odontesthes bonariensis isolate fOdoBon6 chromosome 7, fOdoBon6.hap1, whole genome shotgun sequence:
- the tbc1d15 gene encoding TBC1 domain family member 15 isoform X2, translated as MATESVLKLPLKDQVIFGHEGVFIHPSAEEGGVEQDLLVSGSLRILDKDTEVVVEFRPLEDTVDPSNMLCAGKDSSSVVEWAQCLGERTSSQQLLEAQQSCETEWDMVNAVSFRKKPCANGEGSLNHSHEKNRWAFSVSISDLRSIVVKDEGWTFLILQLKDSTCLPPLHFHQGGSREFLDSLRRLALLTESPDDETRLLVSTPNKALSQSFENLLDDNNFGLVHKFKRDPYVTTLGGFSKVTNYIFDALRGPEEQHQRPPDEVADLLGEIIPGLEINQQEEPGFEVITRTDLGPRPQVSRGEPLSAEGWTKHQDPEGRMMNVAELKHTIFKGGLCHAVRKEAWKFLLGYFPWSSTLEDRKHLQRAKTDEYFRMKLQWKSVSEEQERRNSRLRDYRSLIEKDVNRTDRTNRFYEGIDNPGLALLHDILMTYCMYDFDLGYVQGMSDLLSPILYVMENEVDAFWCFVFFMDQMHQNFEEQMQGMKTQLIQLGTLLRLLDLAFWNYLEAQDSGYLYFCFRWLLIRFKRELSFQDVLRLWEVMWTGLPCQNFHLLVCCAILDSEKQKIMEENYGFNEILKHINELSMKLDIEDVLQKAEGVGLQIRSCKDLPHSVTAILGLDTDRRGSDPTRNGSAPAAAQTSCSNGHLTKNGSQNSVRVGFRS; from the exons CTCCCGTTAAAAGATCAGGTGATCTTTGGACACGAGGGCGTCTTCATCCACCCGAGCGCTGAGGAAGGAGGCGTCGAGCAGGATCTGCTGGTGTCGGGGTCCCTCCGCATTCTGGACAAG GACACTGAGGTGGTGGTGGAGTTCAGACCTCTGGAGGACACCGTGGACCCGTCCAACATGCTGTGTGCCGGAAAG GACTCCAGCTCGGTGGTGGAGTGGGCCCAGTGTCTGGGGGAGAGGACCTCGTCCCAACAGCTGCTGGAGGCCCAGCAGAGCTGTGAGACGGAGTGGGACATGGTGAACGCCGTGTCCTTCAGGAAGAAGCCCTGCGCCAACGGAGAAG GCTCTCTGAATCACAGCCATGAGAAGAACCGGTGGGCGTTCTCAGTCAGCATCAGTGACCTCAGGTCCATCGTGGTGAAGGATGAAGGTTGGACCTTCCTCATCCTCCAGCTGAAGGACTCCACCTGCCTCCCACCCCTGCACTTCCACCAGGGCGGCAGCAGAGAGTTCCTGGACAGCCTGAGGAGGTTGGCCCTGCTGACAGA GTCTCCAGATGATGAGACGCGTCTGCTGGTCAGCACTCCAAACAAAGCTCTGTCCCAGTCCTTTGAGAACCTGCTGGATGACAACAACTTTGGCCTCGTTCAT AAGTTTAAACGGGACCCATACGTGACCACACTGGGGGGATTCTCCAAAGTTACCAACTACATCTTTGATGCTCTGCGGGGGCCGGAGGAGCAGCACCAGCGCCCCCCGGATGAGGTGGCCGACCTGCTGGGGGAGATCATCCCGGGGCTGGAGATCAACCAGCAGGAGGAGCCCGGCTTCGAGGTCATCACCAGA ACTGACCTGGGACCGAGGCCTCAGGTGAGCCGCGGGGAGCCGCTCTCTGCAGAGGGCTGGACCAAGCACCAGGACCCAGAGGGGAGGATGATGAACGTGGCCGAGCTCAAACACACCATCTTCAAAGGG GGTCTGTGTCACGCCGTGAGGAAGGAGGCCTGGAAGTTCCTGCTGGGATACTTTCCCTGGAGCAGCACGCTGGAGGACAGGAAGCACCTGCAGAGGGCCAAAAC AGACGAATACTTCAGGATGAAGCTCCAGTGGAAGTCGGTGAGCGaggagcaggagaggaggaactCCAGACTGAGAGACTACAGGAGTCTGATCG AGAAAGACGTGAACAGAACAGACAGAACGAACCGGTTCTACGAAGGCATCGACAACCCGGGCCTGGCTTTGCTGCACGACATCCTGATGACCTACTGCATGTACGACTTTGACCTGG GCTACGTTCAGGGGATGAGCGACCTGCTGTCTCCGATCCTGTACGTCATGGAGAACGAGGTCGATGCCTTCTGGTGTTTCGTCTTCTTCATGGACCAGATG CACCAGAACTTCGAGGAGCAGATGCAGGGCATGAAGACCCAGCTGATCCAGCTTGGCACGCTGCTCCGGCTGCTGGACTTGGCCTTCTGGAACTACCTGG AGGCCCAGGACTCGGGGTATCTGTACTTCTGCTTCCGCTGGCTGCTGATCCGCTTCAAGAGGGAGCTCAGCTTCCAGGACGTCCTGCGGCTGTGGGAG GTGATGTGGACCGGGCTGCCGTGCCAGAACTTCCACCTGCTGGTGTGCTGTGCCATCCTGGACTCTGAGAAGCAGAAGATCATGGAGGAGAACTACGGCTTCAACGAGATCCTGAAG cACATCAACGAGCTCTCCATGAAGCTGGACATCGAGGACGTGCTGCAGAAGGCCGAAGGCGTCGGGCTGCAGATCCGGAGCTGCAAG GACCTGCCACACTCCGTCACCGCCATCCTGGGCTTGGACACAGACCGCCGCGgttccgacccgacccgtaacGGCTCGGCCCCGGCGGCGGCGCAGACGAGCTGCTCCAACGGACACTTGACCAAAAACGGATCTCAGAACAGCGTCAGAGTGGGCTTCAGGTCGTAG
- the tbc1d15 gene encoding TBC1 domain family member 15 isoform X1 translates to MATESVLKLPLKDQVIFGHEGVFIHPSAEEGGVEQDLLVSGSLRILDKDTEVVVEFRPLEDTVDPSNMLCAGKDSSSVVEWAQCLGERTSSQQLLEAQQSCETEWDMVNAVSFRKKPCANGEGSLNHSHEKNRWAFSVSISDLRSIVVKDEGWTFLILQLKDSTCLPPLHFHQGGSREFLDSLRRLALLTESPDDETRLLVSTPNKALSQSFENLLDDNNFGLVHQKFKRDPYVTTLGGFSKVTNYIFDALRGPEEQHQRPPDEVADLLGEIIPGLEINQQEEPGFEVITRTDLGPRPQVSRGEPLSAEGWTKHQDPEGRMMNVAELKHTIFKGGLCHAVRKEAWKFLLGYFPWSSTLEDRKHLQRAKTDEYFRMKLQWKSVSEEQERRNSRLRDYRSLIEKDVNRTDRTNRFYEGIDNPGLALLHDILMTYCMYDFDLGYVQGMSDLLSPILYVMENEVDAFWCFVFFMDQMHQNFEEQMQGMKTQLIQLGTLLRLLDLAFWNYLEAQDSGYLYFCFRWLLIRFKRELSFQDVLRLWEVMWTGLPCQNFHLLVCCAILDSEKQKIMEENYGFNEILKHINELSMKLDIEDVLQKAEGVGLQIRSCKDLPHSVTAILGLDTDRRGSDPTRNGSAPAAAQTSCSNGHLTKNGSQNSVRVGFRS, encoded by the exons CTCCCGTTAAAAGATCAGGTGATCTTTGGACACGAGGGCGTCTTCATCCACCCGAGCGCTGAGGAAGGAGGCGTCGAGCAGGATCTGCTGGTGTCGGGGTCCCTCCGCATTCTGGACAAG GACACTGAGGTGGTGGTGGAGTTCAGACCTCTGGAGGACACCGTGGACCCGTCCAACATGCTGTGTGCCGGAAAG GACTCCAGCTCGGTGGTGGAGTGGGCCCAGTGTCTGGGGGAGAGGACCTCGTCCCAACAGCTGCTGGAGGCCCAGCAGAGCTGTGAGACGGAGTGGGACATGGTGAACGCCGTGTCCTTCAGGAAGAAGCCCTGCGCCAACGGAGAAG GCTCTCTGAATCACAGCCATGAGAAGAACCGGTGGGCGTTCTCAGTCAGCATCAGTGACCTCAGGTCCATCGTGGTGAAGGATGAAGGTTGGACCTTCCTCATCCTCCAGCTGAAGGACTCCACCTGCCTCCCACCCCTGCACTTCCACCAGGGCGGCAGCAGAGAGTTCCTGGACAGCCTGAGGAGGTTGGCCCTGCTGACAGA GTCTCCAGATGATGAGACGCGTCTGCTGGTCAGCACTCCAAACAAAGCTCTGTCCCAGTCCTTTGAGAACCTGCTGGATGACAACAACTTTGGCCTCGTTCAT CAGAAGTTTAAACGGGACCCATACGTGACCACACTGGGGGGATTCTCCAAAGTTACCAACTACATCTTTGATGCTCTGCGGGGGCCGGAGGAGCAGCACCAGCGCCCCCCGGATGAGGTGGCCGACCTGCTGGGGGAGATCATCCCGGGGCTGGAGATCAACCAGCAGGAGGAGCCCGGCTTCGAGGTCATCACCAGA ACTGACCTGGGACCGAGGCCTCAGGTGAGCCGCGGGGAGCCGCTCTCTGCAGAGGGCTGGACCAAGCACCAGGACCCAGAGGGGAGGATGATGAACGTGGCCGAGCTCAAACACACCATCTTCAAAGGG GGTCTGTGTCACGCCGTGAGGAAGGAGGCCTGGAAGTTCCTGCTGGGATACTTTCCCTGGAGCAGCACGCTGGAGGACAGGAAGCACCTGCAGAGGGCCAAAAC AGACGAATACTTCAGGATGAAGCTCCAGTGGAAGTCGGTGAGCGaggagcaggagaggaggaactCCAGACTGAGAGACTACAGGAGTCTGATCG AGAAAGACGTGAACAGAACAGACAGAACGAACCGGTTCTACGAAGGCATCGACAACCCGGGCCTGGCTTTGCTGCACGACATCCTGATGACCTACTGCATGTACGACTTTGACCTGG GCTACGTTCAGGGGATGAGCGACCTGCTGTCTCCGATCCTGTACGTCATGGAGAACGAGGTCGATGCCTTCTGGTGTTTCGTCTTCTTCATGGACCAGATG CACCAGAACTTCGAGGAGCAGATGCAGGGCATGAAGACCCAGCTGATCCAGCTTGGCACGCTGCTCCGGCTGCTGGACTTGGCCTTCTGGAACTACCTGG AGGCCCAGGACTCGGGGTATCTGTACTTCTGCTTCCGCTGGCTGCTGATCCGCTTCAAGAGGGAGCTCAGCTTCCAGGACGTCCTGCGGCTGTGGGAG GTGATGTGGACCGGGCTGCCGTGCCAGAACTTCCACCTGCTGGTGTGCTGTGCCATCCTGGACTCTGAGAAGCAGAAGATCATGGAGGAGAACTACGGCTTCAACGAGATCCTGAAG cACATCAACGAGCTCTCCATGAAGCTGGACATCGAGGACGTGCTGCAGAAGGCCGAAGGCGTCGGGCTGCAGATCCGGAGCTGCAAG GACCTGCCACACTCCGTCACCGCCATCCTGGGCTTGGACACAGACCGCCGCGgttccgacccgacccgtaacGGCTCGGCCCCGGCGGCGGCGCAGACGAGCTGCTCCAACGGACACTTGACCAAAAACGGATCTCAGAACAGCGTCAGAGTGGGCTTCAGGTCGTAG